The DNA sequence ACCATAGGAGGGTATATGGTGATGATCTGGGCACGGCTCTCTTCCTTCTCTCATTGGGTGTTTTACCCCTATCCCCCAATTTCCAATGAGTATAGCACAAGAGCTAAAGGATTCTCAATGCTTCCTGCTGAGTAAGGCTTGCTCGCAGGACTGGCAGATGGCGAGCAAGCGTTCCTCGAGCGTAGCAACCTGCTCGATCAAGGCAGCAACTGATGACCACGGGTGCTGCACTCCTGCGTACTGCGCCTGCTTTGTGATCAATTCCGCGACCTCGACTTGGTTCGCCTCTCTTAAAAAGAGCTGGCATGCACTTTGTGCCGTAAGCCAAGAGGCAAGGCAAAGTAGAAGAGATGCATGGGGAGCCGCTCAGGCACCTGGGTGTGAAAGGTGCGAGCGAGCATGCGCAGGGCCACAACCCCGCCAAACATCCCTGGCTTCCACAGTTCTTGCCGCAGATTGGCACCAATAGATGGCAAAGTTCGCTCGATCATTTGCCGCCGACTGACTGTGTCAACGGGTCGAAGGGTAGTGCGCATGATGTAAGGTTCATCGGTATACGCGAGATCCATCCCCTTGGCTCGCCAGGCTTTGAGCAGGTTCTCCACCGACAAGACCACGCAAGGGAAGCCCTTGGGGTCCTGAACCAGGATGTGATCCTCCTCCACGCTGAGCACTACAACATAGTGATCTGCACCGTGCAGATACGGATAATTGGGATTGTAGGTCAGATCGCCCATATTCAGCGGGCCGATCAGCACCGGACCGTGTTGAACGGCTGCAAGCAGACGCGCCAACGCCTCCCTCTCGTCGCCACTGCACTCCAATTTGCATGTTCACCCAAGCGTCTCTATCGCACGTGTTAGTCCGAGATCGGGATTGGGGCTGCTGAAAAAGAAGAGTTCAGCTTCTTTGAAGTACGTATAGCCAAAGGGCATCGTGGTGAGGCATTCGAGAAAGCCGGTTGCGAGCAGACTTTCGGCGGATGCCCCACTTCCCAGCAGGCTCATGTGGAGGCTGTTGGAAAAACAATAATCGCCGCTTCCAATATATGACAGCATGGAAGTTCCTCCTTCGTGAATAGCTCTGGCCTGCAAGTCGCAATCCTGACGATAAGATACGACGCACTACAGGATGAGCAAAGAACAGAAAGTGGCTTTTATTATCAGGGCGTTACGCCATGTATGGGCGATCAGGTGTTGATGGCCTCCTCCACCCGATCCAGCCACTCACGCATGAGAGCGTGGCAAAGAGCATCCTGTTCGATAGGCACAAAATGTCCGGCGCGATCCAGCACAGAGAAGGTCGCTCTGCGATAGGTGTCCAGCAGATCCCAGGCGGCCCGGTATCCAACAACCTGATCCTGCCGCGCGGTGATAATGAGGGTGGGGCCATCAAAAGGAACGGGTGGCGCCACCTCAAAGGAAGAGGGGCCTGCCGCCTCCAACTGCTCCTGGTGGGGGAAGTCGGCGAGCTGGACCTCTGCCAGTACCTGGCGCACCGCCTCGACCACCCTGGGAGTCTGCACCACGATCATGTCAGCGACCGGCCCAAGCTCGGAAAGACACAACGGATCTTCCACCAGGATGGTCTTCTCTGGCAGCCGAGCCTGTGCAGGGTCGGCCTTCACCTGGGGTGCGCAGAGCATCAGGCCGTCGATCAACGTTGTCCTGCGCGAGACGACGCCACGGGCCAGATACCCTCCATAGGAATAGCCAGCAAGTACGAAGCGCTGAGAGGGGATGATCGCATCGATGAAGGCCAGCATCGTATCGAGCATAGCATCATGCGTAGCCAGCCGGTCGGGGGCAGGAGTG is a window from the Ktedonobacteraceae bacterium genome containing:
- a CDS encoding alpha/beta hydrolase is translated as MECHLGDLAISYETYGSGRPIVMLPGRPSDHGIMERFMEPLFTQRDDWLRIYPDLPGTGRTPAPDRLATHDAMLDTMLAFIDAIIPSQRFVLAGYSYGGYLARGVVSRRTTLIDGLMLCAPQVKADPAQARLPEKTILVEDPLCLSELGPVADMIVVQTPRVVEAVRQVLAEVQLADFPHQEQLEAAGPSSFEVAPPVPFDGPTLIITARQDQVVGYRAAWDLLDTYRRATFSVLDRAGHFVPIEQDALCHALMREWLDRVEEAINT